The genomic interval TATTCACATAACGCGAATTGTCTAAAATGTGCAATGCACTGTTATTCTAACATAGATTTCTCTGCGCTAGTTTGAACGTAAAAATCCTTTCACGACACCTAACAACTAGCTGATTAGTGTTCCAAATGTTTTTATACAGTCCaaggcaataaaaataattttatttggtaatttagcatttaaactaatAATGATTCTTAGCAGCAGCATTACTTAacgttataaaaaaatatactaggCATACCTGAGAAATTCAACGCTGCGCGTCGCCTCCAACCGTTCACATCCACCTTCATTATGTTGAAATAATCAACAAAACACACAATACTAAAACATTAAACTTAAATCAACACTATAACATTAATAAGTCATGTTTCACTATATTTGGAAcagaaagtttaattaaattaaaacgaaTCTTATAAAGAAATTAAGATATGTcacgaaaataatatttaaaaatgtggGCATATCCATTCACCACCCAACGTCCATGACGGCTCGGCAAAAACTGGCACAAAACTGGCAAAGAACTGTCGTCTGTCATTGTCATTGTGACGTCCTTGTGACACTGATAGTTGTAggttaaatattttatagagcAAAGgattattttcttaattttcgacacatttctaaagttacccgtaacAACTGTTGATTTTGGTATTGTTTTGTCGAAACTCGAGAGATGGTCGAAAGGTCGATAGGCGAGAGCACGTCGAGAGTATCTCGACTCGAAATCGAGACACTATTAAACTTGAACCAACAAGAACTTGAATTCCATGGAACATACTAGGTTACTCTATTTATGAGAGTGGAATTCCATGTCCCTCAACGACGTGGATCACGGAAtacgattttaatttttaaactataGAAATCTACAATCCACACGTATAAGAAACCGAAAGACTAAACTAACGGAGAATTTAATCGTGTCCTTAAAAAATCTGAGATTTGTTTACTTTACCTTAGCTAACAAAGGACAAAGGAATGTTACAAAGAAGCTTCTATTTAAAAGCTTCTAGGATCTCACGCTCTAGTAACTGTAGTCCAGTCCAAGTCCAAGACCATCGGTGATCGGACCGAACATTGTAAAAGCTGGACTCAAGCGACCAAGTGCGCGATTAGTCTCTGGATATAATAGCCCGGTGGGCGAGTTTATAGACAAACTCTTATATgtatagtcggcgacaggttgagatggcaatcggggtatgaagcggggggatgCCCTGCACTTCACCCGCGTTAGAGTGGCCGCTGTGCGAgtatgcggggcgttaccttgccatctcaacctgtcgcgtactataggtaggtaactatccACCAATATAGCGGCTCAAATAGAAGACGAAAATACTTATACGGGTACATAATATGCTGTGCACAGTAGGGACCAAACTTTAGGAGCTCAACCAGAACACAGAACTACGCAGAAACAAACCCAGTaaatggtccttcgagccggatatgAACTTTCATCAATTATTTAGTATTGGTGTATGTAGTATGTACGGCACACGGCCGGTCTAACAGAACATCCACAGAGCCCAGCGGGCCACGAGTATTACCTaggtaaagctgtgatagcctagtgattagaaCGTCCACCTTttcatcggaggtcggggttcgatcccaggcacgcacctctaacttttcggagttatgtgcgtagtataataattgctttaacggtgaaggaaaacatcgtcaggaaacctgcaagcctgagagttctccataatgttcccagcgtggtagactatagccaaaagccttctcactctgagtggagacccgtgctctgtagcagACGCGGAACTAGCCCTCAAAAAAGGTTGTGGGCACCGCCACCTAAAAATCCGTCAAGTGCTAGTCGATTTTTTATTCAGCCCAAGTTTTTGGGGAGTCTTGGCTCATGGTACGATTCTTAGGGACAACTTTAATAGttaaacaagtaggtaaataataataataatcttataaATAATACTTGTCTACTTTAGAAATTCACAGTAAAATACCACCTAATCTAATGCATTATTAATTAGATAATTGCAGGTCAAGTATATGTTCAGTGGTCCCTGCAAGTGTTCCCTTGGGGGGATTTGGGATGCTCAATGCAAATAtcattaggtacataaataaaactCAGACTGTAATTAAAAAAGCATGTTCTTCTATTATTTACGATTAACTGAAAATGATTTTTCCAATAAAAATCTTTGTTATTATATGCAATATGTGCACAGCTATTTTACACCAATCTGACGAAGAAACTTCTAAAAATTAATGTACAATATACATTTTCATATTAAAAAATCAAGTGAAAACTAAAATACCAGATATGCAGTAGATATAAGTACTAAATCTTGTAGAGTTACTGGCCAAGTCCGCAGATTATGCAATGTTAACAATGCCCAGGTATTCTCGACTTGCCATGAGTTTAATCTTGTTGGTTCACCGCTGCCAGTTTATTGCTGCATACATACCTGGTAACGAAAAACCGAGACTTCGATGTTAGATCTTCGAGATTTTGTTATAACAGATTATTACATTCTGAAATAAAGTGGACCCCCGGTAATCCGGCCCCTGTCTAATCCGGCACCCCCTGTAATCCGACATggtgtattatttattattgagtATTTTTTTGACAATCTTCGCTAATGCATGATTGAAGTTATAACTTGTATGCACCACCACTTTTGTGATCGACACGTAGGGTATTGTTTTGATTCTGATTGCTTAGTTTGAATTTGATGTTTGAATACGAAGTATGATTTGTACTTCGGAGTAACTATCTATAACATATAGAATCTTACCATTGGATCTGTAATTTGTCGGATTACAAGGTActcttttgtaaaaaatctgGACTATAGGGGGTCTTAGGCTGCAAGCACTCTATAATCCGACAAATTCGATAGTCCGACACTGCTCTGCAAAATATTTGTCGGATTACCGgggattatgataatattattcacatcacattaataataatattattacgcgAACTCCCCCAGGGGTTGTGCACTGACTGGCATATGCTGCAGATTTGGCTCCAAACATATTAATTTACATAatcatataaatataaaattagacATCTGGTATTCTATTATTCAGATAcgatttagcccttgactgcaatctcacctggtagtaagtgacaGATAATACACAATAATACcagataagtgatgatgcagtctaataataatttttattaagaaaatatatcaacttatttttgtaatttaaaatcatACATATAATCTTATATTTGAAAGTATCATCATTccttaaacaattttttttcaaatgtaCCTCATTTCTTGGAGTACAATTAACAATAATTCATCAACAAATTAAGTTTCAAAACTGGCATTAAAGTAGTTAGTGGAGTAATACTGATCGCACATTAGGGGCTAGCCGCACGCGCCGAACGCAACCCATTCCCATACAATATGGATGTTGCTggatacataatatacaaaccGAGCGACAGGGAAATTGTGAGCGTGACCGATGGACAACGAACGCGAGCTTGCCATCGCAATAGCATTACAAACAGCAAATTCGTTAAATAGATACCGAAAAATCAACCTCTTAACTCTTCTGTCACAAATCTCCTCGGTTTTCTCCACCGATTCTACCAGGAAGACGAGCGAACGTTTAGTTTTCATCTGCCACGTCCGAAATTCACTGCTCGGTCGTATGTGCACTGCGCAGCGCCGGCCCAAGCAAACTTGGGGCCCTATGTGAATTCATAAAGGTTCGCACCTTGACACAAAAAATTCGCAATAAAATATAACACGCAATGAGTGACCattcaaataatttacttactcaAATGAaggtaaaaaatattaagtataagtacTTAGACAGGTACTCATCATGAAAGCAACAGGAAAGGAGACCCAGATACTGTATATTAGTATCCTCAGTAAGCACGCTTGATTTACTACAAGTTTTGCAAAACAAATCCACTCGCACTTGAtttgcgagcgaagcgagcgtgcAAATATTTCTTTAAACGATTTTTAGGTACTCAGGACGGGCGGCGGctataatacaattattacGACGTTgatataaactatatttttataattactttattGCTATGCTCTAAACAGAAGAGACGCGCGTGCTGATAGCTAAAGATTAATTCTACTAACACGCCTGTCCCGTACCCTAGCCCTGCCCGACCCTTAAAAATTCTAATACCTAGATGGTTGCCTAGTTGCCTTTATAGACGGGCCGACCCTGGCAGCGCGTTTCGTTCGACGGAAGCGACGTGTCTGTAATGTGCGAACAGCATATACATAGCTTTGTGCAACACAAAGTGGAGCTGGAGAGTGCAGTGTGCTTGTTATTTCTCCTCCATACATGGGACTACATCTATGTGAGTAGGTTTAATAGAGAACTaatgcttgatttggttggcacCAAATGTAGTATTATTTACTATAAGAGAATCTTTTCTTGCTATTTTGGGTCAGACTTTTTTAAACCTGGTAGTATGACAaaacttattaataaacattgtTTGAACCATTCTGCAGTCTTGATttgaataatttgaaaaaattgttttgtataatttgataaaatctaaaaaaaaggaaagaaaaagctgactgactgactgatctatcaatgcacagctcaaagtactggacggatagggctgaaatttggcatgcagatagctattatgacgtggacatttgctaagaaaggatttttgaaaattcaacccttaagggggtaaaataaatgtttgaaaattgtttttttttaaatagaaataacgAGAAAACGAACAGGCaggtcacttgatgttaagtgattaccgccgcccatgaacatttgccgGCGTTTCAggaacttgtgtagtccacatggatttattcgcgagcataagttcaTTATACGATTATTATGATTAGGTCAATTCCTAGAGGCTATAAGTTCATAGTTGTGTATTTAATGTATTTCTGCACAAATTACTCACTTCAATAAGTAACTAGAATTTTGTCATAATACCAAATGCTAAATAATaacattacattacatatttTAACCAATAAAATGACCCAAATAAAGTGCTAACAATTGTCAGGAAGCCAGTTTCTTAAGCTATGACATACTTTTAAAGctcactaaaaataaaaatagaagctTATAGCCAGCTTCGTATTTGTATGTGGACACATAAAGTACGAAGAGCATTCTGACTGACATGCACCAAACGCCCACAAGGATCCCCGACTACCTGACATTGCACGTCTGCAACTGTACTGTAACAAGTACTAGCAACAACTCAAGTAACAAAAATGGTATCAAATTTATGAAAAATAGCTGCCCATGATAACGTACATTATCCATGGAGGCCTCCAAATTATTTAATACAATTTCTatacataaattaatacaataaaGTAATGGAATTTTCTGCAACATAATAGATACATGTATGTTAACTCCTCACCGTGTCACAGTCCAAGTCGTGCTAGTTGAGCGAGGGCGAGTGGCCGTCATCCCACACCACGTCGATGCTGGGCCACTTGGTCTGCAGGCACGTCAGCATGGGGTCGGTGCTGGCGGCGCGCAGCGGGCACTCCAGCAGCGCGGCGCGCCCGGCGCGGTAGGCCACGCGCGCGCCGGGGTTGCTGCGCGCCAGCCCGTTGTAGTGGTGCAGCGTGAACGTGTCCGGCGCGCCGCGCTCGCAGCCGGGGAAGAACTCGTCCATGAAAGCGCTCAATAGTATTATTCCTAAATTCTCCGAATCCAGTTTCCGTCTCATCAATTCCACGTACTCGGGCTCGCTGACCAGATCTGCGGCGCATAGGACATCCTGCAGCGCGGCCGatggaataaaattatttccttCAGGGTCAAACGATCGAAAAATTCGCTCAGCAGATTCTCCTAGCGTTTCGGGGGCTGCGAGTCTTCTCTCGAAAGAAAATAGCACAGTCAAATGTGTCTCAGAAGCCAAAACCCAAACTGGATGTTTAGGATTCTTGTAAAATGAGCCCACAGTGCAATACTGCATGTGCTCCATAATAGTTAAAAATCCTATGTCATTCTGTCTCTGGATTCCTCGCAGTCGCAGCCCGCCCACCACCTGGTCGTGGTCCCACACGTGGGCCACGGCGCGGCCCGTCAGCATGAGATTGATGAGCCCTTGGGATCCGTATCCGTACGTGGAGTGTATGAGCGGGTCGGACAGCTCGGACAGCTCGGCCTCCACGGTGCCCACGCCCTTGCTAAGTATGACACTATACAACAACAGAAGAACACCATACTTGTCCTTCAAAATACGAATATTTCTCGTGTAGAAAGCTTCCACTTCCGATAACGTCTGAAAGGAATGCACCTCCATTCTTCCATGGAAATGGTCGATGGCATCACAAGACTGTTCTTCGGCACTGACGTTGAGGCCGGAGCTCGTGTCCGCCTCCGAGTCGTCCTTGCGGTACACCGCCACACTGTACTTAGACGCTAGACACTGGCTCAGAATCGTACACACGGCCCTAACCAGCAGGGAGTTGCACTTCTCGGAGGTGAGGTCGCGCAGGCTGTGGCCGGGCGTCTCGCTCAGCAACAGCTGCAGCAGGAAGCCCTGCACGGGCGCGATGGCGGCGCACGGTCCGCCTTCCTGCTGGATGAGCGCGCTGGGCTCGTCCGCGCTGAACGTAAAGCCCTGCGCCCAGCGCCGGAACACGTCCTCCTTCACGTTGTCGCCCCACAGCAGCCGCCGCGTGCGCGCCAGCTCGCGCTCCAGCGACGCCGTGCCCGCGCTCATGCTGCCGCTCGAGCCGCTCGTCTCGCTCTCGCTCGGCCCGTTCAACATTCGCGAAGTCTACGCCGCCTGCAAGCGCATCACAAAGCCGAGTTACGATAATCCAAGGCGGGCGCGCCGGCTCGCTTATGACGGTATAGATCTATTTATGTGAATCTACGATTACAAAAGGAATAACCACGTAGTTAATACTCACTACAAAAGCGAAGGTCATAGTAATTCTCAACATTTGATAATTATTTGTGTGCTTCTAAATGTATTTTCACCGTCCGATTCTCTATCAATGGCATTATAAATCATCCACGAAtatattgtttgaaatttttctttattagaaaaagaaaagaaaagctTACGACATTAGGCTGccattttttaagaaaaatagcAACATTTATTTTCATGTCATGCCGTTCCATTTTCTGCacatattcaaaatttattttattaaattttaattactattctttaaaaattgaTTGTAATTAACGAATGTATTTGAAAAAGTTGTAATTTACGTGAATATATTCTTGTTATATATGAGATTTTG from Maniola hyperantus chromosome 4, iAphHyp1.2, whole genome shotgun sequence carries:
- the LOC117997378 gene encoding ubiquitin carboxyl-terminal hydrolase MINDY-3 homolog, which translates into the protein MLNGPSESETSGSSGSMSAGTASLERELARTRRLLWGDNVKEDVFRRWAQGFTFSADEPSALIQQEGGPCAAIAPVQGFLLQLLLSETPGHSLRDLTSEKCNSLLVRAVCTILSQCLASKYSVAVYRKDDSEADTSSGLNVSAEEQSCDAIDHFHGRMEVHSFQTLSEVEAFYTRNIRILKDKYGVLLLLYSVILSKGVGTVEAELSELSDPLIHSTYGYGSQGLINLMLTGRAVAHVWDHDQVVGGLRLRGIQRQNDIGFLTIMEHMQYCTVGSFYKNPKHPVWVLASETHLTVLFSFERRLAAPETLGESAERIFRSFDPEGNNFIPSAALQDVLCAADLVSEPEYVELMRRKLDSENLGIILLSAFMDEFFPGCERGAPDTFTLHHYNGLARSNPGARVAYRAGRAALLECPLRAASTDPMLTCLQTKWPSIDVVWDDGHSPSLN